GTCCCGCCCGGCGCCTGACGGCACACGGAGCGGCCCGACATGTGCCGGGCACGGTCATCAAAGATACCCGGCCCGATGGGCAGCTCCCAATCGGGGGGTCGAATCCGGGGACGGACCACCCAGTCTAGCGCCTTCGAGGCGGAGCGCGGCGGATTCCCACCGGCCGCGTCACCCCGCGCCCACCCACCCCCAGGGCGACGGCTTCTGCGGGCAAAAGCAGGTTTCCAAATCCGGGATTCGCGCGTTTGCGCAGGTCAAGAGGCGAGCCTGCCTGATTCTGCCCGCAGAAGCAGGTCGCCGGGGGTGGGCCGGATTTGATCTTGGGGGCGGACGCAAAAGAGTGGGGCGCCACCGACGGTGCGGTGGCGCCCCACTCGTGGGCCGAGGTTCAGTCCTCCGGCTTGGCGTGGTCCGGCCGGCCCGGGTTCGGGTCCCGGCTGAGGTCGATCAGCGGGTGCCGGGGCGCGCCCTCCGGGGCGGCGCGGCGGCCGGTCGTCTCCGGCACCGGCTCGGTCCATTCGTTCTGCTCGGTGTTCACAGCGCCCTCCTCGTGTCGCCTGCTGCAACGCGCGCCACGCTACGCCCGCCGATCATGCCGCCAGGAGACGCCCGGAGCCGCTGCCACCGAATGGAACTCAGAACCGGACTTTCCGGAGGTAATCGAAGCCGACCTTGGCGGTTTTGAGCGGATCGGCCGGATTGTCGTGCTCCACGATGTACTCCCGGATGCCGGGAGTACCGTCGAAGATCTTCCGGAAGTCGATAGTCCCGGTGCCCACGTCGGCCCAGCCGCCGTCCGCACCGCGGTCCTTGACGTGGTACTGCAGCACCCGCCCGTGCTGCTGCCAGAACAGCTTGACCGGGTCCACCCCGGCCACCACCGCCCAGTACAGGTCCACCTCGAAGTGGGTGTAGCGGCTGCTCGTGCCCTTCGCCAGGATGTCGAACGGCCGCACGCCCTCGACCAGCGCGAACTCGTGGTCGTGGTTGTGGTAGCCGAACTGGATGCCCGCCTTGGCGAAGGCCCTGGACGCCTTGTCCAGCCGCTCGGCGAACGCCTGCCACTCGGCCTTCGTCTCGTACTTGGCCCACGGCACCGCCGAGTACCGGTGCCCCAGCGTCTTGGCGTCTTCGATGAGCTTGTTCACATCACCGTCGATGCCGATGTGGCTGGAGGTGGCGCGCAGGCGGTGCTTGTCCAGGATCTTGCGGAACTCGGCCGCGCTGCGCCCGTACGTCCCGGCCATCTCCACGTTGCGGTACCCGATGTCGGACAACGCCCCGAGCGTGCCGTCGAGGTCCTTCTCCAGCAGCGACCGCAGGGTGTAGAGCTGCACGCTGATCCGGTGCAGCGGGATGCTGCCGTGGCCGTGACCGTGCCCGCCACCGGCGGAGGCGACCCCGGGCAGCGCCAGCAGCGCGCCGCCGGCCACCGCGGCACCGGCCGCGCCGCGCAGCATCGAACGACGGGAAAGGTTTCTGTCGACCATCAGATGAACCTCACTTCTGGTTGCTGAACGCGGCGTCGAACGCCGCCGCGGGCTTGTCGAACAGCAGGCCGCGCAGGAAGGTCACGGCCTCGGCCGCCCCGCGCAGCCGGTCCATGCCGGCGTCCTCCCACTCCACCGAGATCGGCCCGGAGTAGCCGATCGAGTTCAGGGCGCGGAAGCAGTCCTCCCACGGCACGTCGCCGTGCCCGGTGGAGACGAAGTCCCAGCCGCGCCGCGGATCCGCCCACGGCAGGTGCGAGCCGAGGCGGCCGTTCCGCCCGTCGAACCGCTTCCGGGTGTCCTTGCAGTCCACGTGGTAGATCCGGTCGGCGAAGTCGAGGATGAAGCCGACCGGGTCGAGGTCCTGCCAGACGAAGTGCGAGGGGTCCCAGTTCAGCCCGAAGGCCGGACGGTTGCCCACCGCTTCCAGCGCCCGCTTCGTGGTCCAGAAGTCGTAGGCGATCTCCGAGGGGTGCACCTCGTGCGCGAACCGCACGCCCTCGGCGTCGAACACGTCCAGGATCGGGTTCCAGCGGTTCGCGAAGTCCTCGTAGCCGTCGTCGATCACCGCCTGCGAGACCGGCGGGAACATCGCCACGTACTTCCAGATCTTCGAACCGGTGAAGCCGACGACGGTGTCCACGCCGAGCTTCGCCGCGGCCCTGGCGGTGTCGGCCAGTTCGGCGGCCGCGCGCTGCCGCACGCCCTCCGGCTCGCCGTCACCCCAGACCCGGCTGGGCACGATGGCCTGGTGCCGCTCGTCGATCGGGTCGTCGCAGACGGCCTGGCCGACCAGGTGGTTCGAGATGGTCCAGACCTTGAGGTTGTGCTTTTCCAGCAGCTCCAGCCGCTGCGGCACGTAGTCCGGTTCGGACAGTGCGCGGTCGACCTCGAAGTGGTCGCCCGAGCACGCGATCTCCAGCCCGTCGTAACCCCATTCTGAAGCGAGCTTGCAGACCTCGGTGAACGGCAGGTCCGCCCACTGACCGGTGAACAGCGTGATCGGACGACTCATAGCGAGCTACTCCTTCTTATTTGAGTCCTTGCAGCGACAGCAGCAGCGGGTGCACGTCGGTGGCGGAGAGCCGGCCCGCGGGTTCGAAGGCGCTGTCCGAGCAGAGCAGCACCGGACCGTCCTCGGCCGAGTCGGGCAGCCTGCCGTGCGAGCCGCGCACCCAGCGCGGATCGGTCGGCACCACGTTCATCGCGTACCGCAGCCCGGCGAACTTCTTCGCCAGGTTCAACCCCGCCTTGGCCTTGGCGAACCGGTCGGCCGGGTCGAAGAACAGCTCGGCCGGGTCGTAACCCGGCTTGCGGTGGATCTCCACGCCGCGCGCGAAGTCGGGCGCGCGGTTGTCGTCGGTCCAGTAGTAGTAGGTGAACCACGAGTCGGGATCGGCCACCGCGACCAGCTCGCCGGCTCGTTCGTGGTCGAGGCCGTAGCGGGCCTGCGCCTCGCGGTCGAGCACCTCGTCGACGCCGGTCAGCTCGCCGACGATGGACCGGACGCGCTCCAGGTCGGCCGGGTCCCGCACGTAGACGTGGGCGACCTGGTGGTCGGCGACGGCGAAGGCGCGTGAGGTCCACGGGTCGAGGTACTCCATGCCCGCCTGGGTGTAGACCTCGAGCAGGCCCTCGCGGCGCAGCGCGCGGTTGATGTCGACCGGGCGGCTGACGTTGGTGATGCCGTACTCGCTGAGCGCCACCACGGTCGCGCCGCGGTTGCGGGCGTCGTCGAGGAGCGGGGCCAGCGCGTTGTCCAGCTCGCGCGCGGCGACGGCGGCCTGCGGGTGGTCCGGCCCGAAGCGCTGGTGGTCGTAGTCCAGGTGGGGCACGTAAGCCAGGAGCAGGTCGGGTGCTTTTTCCCGCAGAAGCTTGCGGGTGGCGCCGATGACCCACTTGCTCGAGGTCAGCGAGGCCGTCGGGCCCCAGTACTGGAACAGCGGGAACTCGCCGAGTTCACCGGTCAGCTGGTCGTGCAGTTCGACCGGGCGCACGTAGGCGTCCGGCGACTTGCGGCCGTCGGCGTGGTAGATCGGCCGCGGCGTCACCGTGACGTCGGTGGTCATGCCCATCGCGTACCACCAGCACACGTTGGCCGAGGTGTAGCCGGGGTGCGCGGCCCGCGCGGTCTCCCACAGCTTCTCGCCCTGGACCAGCCGGTTGTGCTGGCGCCACAGGAAGATCTCGCCGAGGTCGCGGAAGTACCAGCCGTTGCCGACGATGCCGTGCTGGGCCGGGGTCAGCCCGGTGAGGAAGGTGGACTGGGCGCTGCAGGTGACCGCGGGCAGTACCGTGCCGAGTTCGGCCTGCCAGCCGTCGGTGGCCAGCGCGGACAGCCGCGGCATGTGCCGCAGCGCCTTGGGGGTCAGCCCGACGACGTCGAGCACCACGAGGGGTTTCATGAAGAGGCCTTTCGGGAGTTCAGCTGGTCGCGCGCCCAGCGCAGCTCGGCGGCGATGCCGCCGGCGAGGTCGTCCCCGCCACCCGGGAGCACGCTCCAGGTGTAGGTCTCGACCTCGATGTGCGGTTCGCCGGCGAGTTCGGCGAACACCGCGGTCAGCACGTCGGTGGTGCTGCGCAGCGGCGCCGGCGGGGCGGCGTGCAACGGCATGTGGAAGTGGACGCGCCACGGTCCGTGCGCGGGTAGTTCGGCCGAGGCCGACGGCAGGTCGTCCGAAGCCAGGACGGTGCCGTCCTCGGCGAGTTCGCGCACCTGGTGCAGGTAGCGGGGTTCGGCGAAGGCGGCGAGCGCGGCCTGTGCGTCCTCCGCGGCCGGGTCGGCGACGTGCAGCGCGGCCGAGGCCTGCACCTTCACCACGTCGAGCCCGGCATCGGCGATCCGCCGCAGGGTGTCCACCGGATCCGCGAACGACACCGCGAGGTGGCAGGTGTCCAGGCAGAGCCCGATGTGCGCGGGGTCGACGCGACCGGACAACCAGCCGAGCGCGTCGGCGACGGTGTCCAGCACGCAGCCCGGTTCCGGCTCGACGGCCAACCTGATCGGCCGCTCACTTTGCGCCAGCACGCCGGTCAGTTCGGTCAGCGCGGCGGTGGCAGCGGCGTCGTCGACCGGGGTCCACGGCTCCCGCCAGGCGAGCGGCAGGGTGGAGATGCTGCCGTACGCCGCGTCGTCGGCAAGCAGCCCGCCGAGCACCGTCACGCAGTCGAGCGTGTACCGCAGCCGGGCCGGTTCCGTCCACTTTGGATGGTAGACGGCCTGCTTGACCACCTCGTCGTGGAAACCGCCGTACGGGAAGGCGTTCAGCGTGCACACGCCGAGACCGCGCGCGTCCAGCTCCGCACGGAACTTCGCCAGCTCGGACGGGTCCTCGGCCAGGCCGCGCGCGACCGGCGCGGCCAGCCAGAGCCCGACGCCGAGCCGATCCTCGCCGTACTGCCCGCCCGCCAGCCCACCACCGCCCTCGGCGGAGTCGCTCCGCGACAGGTATTGATCGCGGACGGGCACGGAATACCGGTCGAGCTGCGCCAGGATCCCGCCGAGGTCCTCGGCGGGATGCACGTTGGTGCAGTACGAGATCACTTGCGGCCACCCCGGAGCACCGAGTTGCCCTGGAACTCGCTCGCCTCGCCGCTGAACCCCGGCAGCGGGTCCAGCGTCAGCCTGCCGCTCTGCGCGTAGAAGTCCACCGGGTTCTGCCACAGCACGGTGTCCACATGGGACTCCTCGTAGCCGTCGGCGAGCATCGCCTGGCCGGTCTTGAGCGTCTTCAGCGGGTCCGAGCGGCCCCAGTCGGCGGCCGAGTTGACGATCTTGCGCTCCAGCCCGTACTCCCGCAGGATCGCCACCATCCGGTGCTCGTCCATCTTGGTGTCGGGATAGATGGAGAAGCCCATCCACGCGCCGGACTCGGCCACGATGCCCACGGTCACCTCGTTGAGGTGGTCGACCAGCACGTGCTCCATCGGGATGCCGGACTCGCGCACCACGTCGAGCGTGCGCTTGGTGCCTTCGAGCTTGTCGCGGTGCGGGGTGTGCACCATGACCGGCAACTCGTGTTCCTTGGCCAGCTCCAGCTGGCGGGCGAAAACGTCGTCCTCTTCGGGGGTCATCGAGTCGTAGCCGACCTCGCCGACCGCGACCACCCCGTCCTTGGCCAGGTAGCGCGGCAGCACGTCGAGCACCTCGCGGCAGCGGGGATCGTTGGCCTCCTTGGGGTTCAGCGCGATGGTGCAGTGGTGGCGGATGCCGAACTGCGCGGCGCGGAACCGCTCCCAGCCGATCAGCGAGTCGAAGTAGTCGGTGAACGAGCCGACGCTGGTGCGCGGCTGCCCCAGCCAGAACGCGGGCTCGACCAGCGCGCGCACGCCCGCGGCGTACATCGCTTCGTAGTCGTCGGTGGTGCGTGAGGTCATGTGGATGTGCGGGTCGAAAATGCGCATCAGTGCTCTCCCCTTTCCAAGATGGCGCGCGCGTCCGCGGGTACTTCACGGCCCGCCGCGCTCCGCTCCGCCGCGTAGTCCGAGACCATGCGGCGCAGCTCATCGTCGACCCGGCGGTCCAGCTCCGCGACCGCCGCCAGGGGAACCCCGGTGAACAGGCACTTCAACACCCCGTGACGCCAGGAATGCGGGTCGAGGTGGTGTCCGGCGAACTCGCCCATGGCGGCGGCGACCAGCCGGATGTCGTTGGTGCGCAGGGCGTCGGCGACCAGCTGCAGGCCGGTGCCGACGACGTTGTCATCGGGCTTGTCCAGCGCGTTCAACCCGCGCAGCACGCCGCGGCGCTCCGCGTCGTCGCCATACCGATACAACTCCGCCAACTCCGCGGCGAATGCTTCTGCGGGCAAAAGCAGGTTCAGCTCGGTGAGGAGGCGGACGCGGGCCTGGTCGTCGAGGGTGCCCTGGACGAGCCCCTGCGGATCGGTCTCGGCGGCGACCGGCGTGCGGCCGACCCCGCGACCGGCCGCCGGGAACAGCTTGCCGATCGCCGCGGGCTTCGCCCTGACCTGGGCCAGGGCGTCGGCGACCCAGGGGTGTTCGGCTTTCGCGGGCAAAGCAAGGTTCAACGCGCGGAAGGCCCGCGCGGCGACCTCGGGAGCGGCGTGGCTGTGGCGCGGCAGCTCGACCGCGGCCAGCCCCTCGTAGCCGATCTCGGTGAGCGCGGCGAGCGTCCCGGGCAGGTCGAGCTGCCCCTCACCGAACTCCAGGTGCTCGTGGACCTTGGGCAGCATGTCGTCGAGCTGCACGTTGAACAGCAGCGGACCGGCCTGGCGCACGCACTCGGCGGCGTCGACCGGCTCGACCGCGACGCAGTGACCCACGTCGAGCGTCACCCCGAACAACTCGTGGTTGCCGAGCTGTTCGCGCAGGTCCAGGACCTGCTGGAGGTGCTGGACGAAGTGCCCGGGCTCCGGCTCCATCCCCACCCGGACCCCCAATGCTTCTGCGGGCAAAAGCAGGTTCTGGAGGCCCTCACGCAGGCGGGATGCGGCGGTGGTGTCGTCGAGATCCGGGGGTTTGACGCCGGACCAGAAGGAGACGCAGTC
The genomic region above belongs to Amycolatopsis sp. YIM 10 and contains:
- a CDS encoding sugar phosphate isomerase/epimerase; this encodes MVDRNLSRRSMLRGAAGAAVAGGALLALPGVASAGGGHGHGHGSIPLHRISVQLYTLRSLLEKDLDGTLGALSDIGYRNVEMAGTYGRSAAEFRKILDKHRLRATSSHIGIDGDVNKLIEDAKTLGHRYSAVPWAKYETKAEWQAFAERLDKASRAFAKAGIQFGYHNHDHEFALVEGVRPFDILAKGTSSRYTHFEVDLYWAVVAGVDPVKLFWQQHGRVLQYHVKDRGADGGWADVGTGTIDFRKIFDGTPGIREYIVEHDNPADPLKTAKVGFDYLRKVRF
- a CDS encoding sugar phosphate isomerase/epimerase, coding for MSRPITLFTGQWADLPFTEVCKLASEWGYDGLEIACSGDHFEVDRALSEPDYVPQRLELLEKHNLKVWTISNHLVGQAVCDDPIDERHQAIVPSRVWGDGEPEGVRQRAAAELADTARAAAKLGVDTVVGFTGSKIWKYVAMFPPVSQAVIDDGYEDFANRWNPILDVFDAEGVRFAHEVHPSEIAYDFWTTKRALEAVGNRPAFGLNWDPSHFVWQDLDPVGFILDFADRIYHVDCKDTRKRFDGRNGRLGSHLPWADPRRGWDFVSTGHGDVPWEDCFRALNSIGYSGPISVEWEDAGMDRLRGAAEAVTFLRGLLFDKPAAAFDAAFSNQK
- a CDS encoding EboA domain-containing protein, with translation MTFSLGYGTNGFANHRLLDALAVIADLGYTGVALTLDHDHLNPYADDLPKQLERVAARLSSLGLNRVVIETGARYLLDPWRKHHPTLLSDDPAPRLGFLEKAMRIAAELDADCVSFWSGVKPPDLDDTTAASRLREGLQNLLLPAEALGVRVGMEPEPGHFVQHLQQVLDLREQLGNHELFGVTLDVGHCVAVEPVDAAECVRQAGPLLFNVQLDDMLPKVHEHLEFGEGQLDLPGTLAALTEIGYEGLAAVELPRHSHAAPEVAARAFRALNLALPAKAEHPWVADALAQVRAKPAAIGKLFPAAGRGVGRTPVAAETDPQGLVQGTLDDQARVRLLTELNLLLPAEAFAAELAELYRYGDDAERRGVLRGLNALDKPDDNVVGTGLQLVADALRTNDIRLVAAAMGEFAGHHLDPHSWRHGVLKCLFTGVPLAAVAELDRRVDDELRRMVSDYAAERSAAGREVPADARAILERGEH
- the eboE gene encoding metabolite traffic protein EboE, whose translation is MISYCTNVHPAEDLGGILAQLDRYSVPVRDQYLSRSDSAEGGGGLAGGQYGEDRLGVGLWLAAPVARGLAEDPSELAKFRAELDARGLGVCTLNAFPYGGFHDEVVKQAVYHPKWTEPARLRYTLDCVTVLGGLLADDAAYGSISTLPLAWREPWTPVDDAAATAALTELTGVLAQSERPIRLAVEPEPGCVLDTVADALGWLSGRVDPAHIGLCLDTCHLAVSFADPVDTLRRIADAGLDVVKVQASAALHVADPAAEDAQAALAAFAEPRYLHQVRELAEDGTVLASDDLPSASAELPAHGPWRVHFHMPLHAAPPAPLRSTTDVLTAVFAELAGEPHIEVETYTWSVLPGGGDDLAGGIAAELRWARDQLNSRKASS
- a CDS encoding alkaline phosphatase family protein, producing MKPLVVLDVVGLTPKALRHMPRLSALATDGWQAELGTVLPAVTCSAQSTFLTGLTPAQHGIVGNGWYFRDLGEIFLWRQHNRLVQGEKLWETARAAHPGYTSANVCWWYAMGMTTDVTVTPRPIYHADGRKSPDAYVRPVELHDQLTGELGEFPLFQYWGPTASLTSSKWVIGATRKLLREKAPDLLLAYVPHLDYDHQRFGPDHPQAAVAARELDNALAPLLDDARNRGATVVALSEYGITNVSRPVDINRALRREGLLEVYTQAGMEYLDPWTSRAFAVADHQVAHVYVRDPADLERVRSIVGELTGVDEVLDREAQARYGLDHERAGELVAVADPDSWFTYYYWTDDNRAPDFARGVEIHRKPGYDPAELFFDPADRFAKAKAGLNLAKKFAGLRYAMNVVPTDPRWVRGSHGRLPDSAEDGPVLLCSDSAFEPAGRLSATDVHPLLLSLQGLK
- a CDS encoding TatD family hydrolase; its protein translation is MRIFDPHIHMTSRTTDDYEAMYAAGVRALVEPAFWLGQPRTSVGSFTDYFDSLIGWERFRAAQFGIRHHCTIALNPKEANDPRCREVLDVLPRYLAKDGVVAVGEVGYDSMTPEEDDVFARQLELAKEHELPVMVHTPHRDKLEGTKRTLDVVRESGIPMEHVLVDHLNEVTVGIVAESGAWMGFSIYPDTKMDEHRMVAILREYGLERKIVNSAADWGRSDPLKTLKTGQAMLADGYEESHVDTVLWQNPVDFYAQSGRLTLDPLPGFSGEASEFQGNSVLRGGRK